The Fulvitalea axinellae genomic interval GCTACGAATCGCTGCCTCTATTTTCGCGATATTCGAAAGCCGAAACTTACGCCTTTTGCCCTCGATATTCATGACATATCTAATACCGTCGGGGTGATGGGAAAACACGAAGACGTTTGGTTTGGTGTCGTCGTTTAGAAACGTGTTTATAAACTGTTCGTATTTTTCCTTAGGCGCCTGATTCTTGGTAAAGATTTGTCCGTATGATGTCGTCAGGCCGACCAGGAATCCGATTATTAATAACGATACATTTTTCATTTTCTTCTGCTCTTTTTGTGAAACTGACGATGACGAAAAAGAGTGGACTTAACGGATTACGATCTGGAACTCGTCATCCTGATACAAGACTGTTTCCCCGTGCTTTTCCAACGCTTTTACCAACATTGGGTCCATGCCCGAAAGCTCAGGTTGTTCTTTTGGATAAAAAACAGAAAAGGCAATCACCAATGAAGCGGCTACCGTAGCCGAAACCCAAGTCCAATGAATAACGGGGCGTTTACTTTTGGCCGTTTCGATAGCCTTAATCGCTATGGACTCGGCTTTCGGATCTTCGATTCGTTGAGTTTCTTCGAAAAAAGCCAGAGCCTGATCCAAAGAGCTGTCACCGCTCCCGTTTCTGTTTAAGGATTCTTCCTCGGCCCTACTGGTTTCACCCGAAAGGAATTTCTCTAGCAATTCGTCTTGCTTTTTTTTAAATGACTTCATGGCTATGGATTTTTTCGAGTTCTTCCCTGATTTTCTTTCTGGCCCTTGACACAACGACGCGGATATGTTCCGTATTGAGCCCTGTCACCTCGGCAATCTCCTTGTTCTCTAACCCGTCGAAGCTTTTGAGGTGCATTACCTCCGCCTGTTGAGGAGGAAGCATGGCAAATACATCGGCAATAATACGCTCCGTTTCGTTGAAATAAACTGTGTTCTCAGTGTCTTTGGCTTGAAAAGGGATATCGGGCCCATGTTCCCTAACGAAGTTTGTCCGGCGTATTTGGTTAAGGCAAATATTTCGGGCCATTCTGAAGCTGTAAGCGTCAAGGTTTTCGATTTTGGATAACGTATTTTTCGATCCCCAAAGTTTCATATAAACCTCCTGCAACACATCTTCAGCGTCAGGGCCATGAATAAAGCGCCGGATATACCGTAATAGTTTTCCGGAAAGGGCTATCAACTGTTTTTCAAGTCTTTTCTCTTTCGTCATCATTCTTATGACAATCGGAGCGTGAAAACGTAACATCCCTTTTCGGAACCCATTCCGAAACTGAGATAAATATCGGAACGGAAGGTTTTGGAATTTACCCGAACAGAGAATCTATATCGCTAGGTTTAAGCTGCTTGAGAAAGCTGCTTTCGGTGTGAATTACATCCGAAGCCAATGATTTCTTTTTTTCCTGAAGCTCAAGAATCTTTTCCTCAACAGTATCTCTGCATATTAATTTATAAGCGAAAACGGATTGCTCCTGCCCTATTCTGTGCGCACGGTCAATCGCTTGTTGTTCGGCGGCGGGATTCCACCATGGATCTATCAAGAATACGTAACTGGCTTCGGTCAGATTCAATCCGAAACCGCCGGCTTTAAGGCTAATCAGGAATACTTTTTTATTAACATCCGCTTTGAACGAATCGACAACCCGTTCTCTGTTTTGCGTGGATCCGGAAAGATAAGAATAACCGATTCCCTCTTCTTCCAACCGGGCTTTTACAAGATCAAGCATCGAAGTGAAAAACGAAAACACAAGCGCCTTGTGCCCTTCTTCGGCTATCGGTTTAATTTTTTCGAATAAGGCCTCCATTTTAATGGATTGATCCGTATAAACCTGACCTTCCTGCGACACCAAAGCCGGGGAATCACAAACCTGGCGGAGCTTGAGCAAACCTTCCAAAATATGGATATTAGCCCCTTGCATACCTGACAAAGCTATTTCCTCTTTGATTTTATTACGGTAAAGGTCTTTGTAATAATCATAAACCCGACGTTGGTCCGGAGACATTTCGCAATATTCCACAATCTCCGTTTTCTCGGGCAGTTCTTTAAGAACCTGATTCTTTTTCCTATTCAGAATAAAAGGATAAACGAGTTTTCTCAATTCGTTTACCGCCCGAATATCTTTATCCTTATCGATTCTGTTTGCGTATTCCCGCCTAAAAAAATCTAAACTGCCAAGCATTCCTGGATTAAGAAAATCGAATTGGGCGAATAGATCGAAAGTATTGTTTTCGATGGGTGTACCGGTCATAATCAGCCTATTATCCGCTGTAAGTGTACGTACCGCTTTGCTCGATTGTGTCAGTGGATTTTTTACCGCTTGGGATTCGTCGAGAACTACATAGCCGAATCTGAATCGACGTAAGAAATCGATATCTGAAATTACGATTCGATAAGTGGTGATAACCAAATCATAATTATCAAAGGTTTTCGCATTACGTGCGCGAAGCGTATCAGAATGGTCAAGATAAGTAAGGTCCGGGCAGAACTTTTCGATTTCACGAACCCAGTTAAAAACCAATGACCTCGGCACTACGATAAGGTGTGTCTGACGGGCTTCGTCTTCTTCAGCTCGATTTTGTATATTTTGAAGAAAAGCCAAAACCTGAAGTGTTTTACCCAAGCCCATATCATCGGCCAAGCAACCGCCCCAACCGAAATCGTCGAGGAAATTCAGCCAGTTATAGCCCGCTTTCTGATAATCACGCAGATCGGCCTTGACATTATGCGGAATAGCCACATCCTTTATCGATTCAAACTCTCTGAGCCTAGCTCTCTTTTCCGCTAATTCGGCGAAAGCCTCTTCGCCAGCCAAATCTTCCTCTATATTATCAAGCAGTCCGATTTGTGTGGAAGAAAGGCGCAGATCGTTATCTTTTACCTTGCCGAGCTTCAGCATACCGCTATACCGCTCAAGCCACTCTTCCGGTAAAATACCGATGGTACCGTCACCAAGACGTACGTATTGCTGACCGTTCAAAACCGCTTTCCGGATATCGGCGAGTTTGACCATTTGTCCGCCAAACTCCACATCCATTTTTACCCCAAACCAATCGATCCCGCTACTGGCGCTAAGCCTGACATTCGGACGGTTAGGGTTATATCTGAATTTTTTGAGTTCTTTAAATCCTAATACTTCGATATTCTTTTCCTTGAGTTCCTGAAAGAACCCGAAGAACCAATCGTTTTGCAAAACTTTATCGAACGAAAGGGAAAAGAACATTCCGTAAGCCTGATTCGGAAAATCGGGATGAAGTGATTCTACAAAACGACGAAAATCACCTTCGGCCTCGATATTGCGCTCAACGACATATGTGAAATCCCCGCGAAGTGAGCGGAACACCCCGCCTCCATCCATCTCGACTTCATGTTGCCAGTCGTCGGCCAATTGATAATTGAAAACAGGCTGTACCACCAAATGCTCGCCTATTTCTTTAAGCGCTATACGACCTTGTGGTGGCGCCGCCTGAATACGTTCCATTGGGACATCTATTCCCGTCATTTCTACATGGAAATGTTCGATCAACGGTAATACAAATTGCTGAACGAAAACGCCTTCATCGCGAGCGTCGAGATTATAGGTTTCAATACTGTTAAAAAGCTTTGTTAGAATTTTAGCGTCTTTGGAATCAAGCAGATAGAGCGTGTCTTCATGTTTTACGACCCCGTAAGAAAGAAGCATATTTTCAGCATTATAAGGAATCAAGTTATCCCGAAGGAGTAATGATGCGCTGAACGAAATTCGTTTTCCTTCTTCGTTCTTACTCAAATGGAAAACGAGTTCAGGAGCTCTGGGAGCCAAAATCACTTTATCCATATTTTGCAAAGAAGGGGACTCCCCTATCTTTCCATTTAGGAAGAAATGCTCAGTATCCAGCATTTCCGATCGGAGTTTGCGCAGGCTGTCAAGCATTAAAGTCCCAAATTCGGGATCAGGAAACGCTCCGGGATTTCGGCCTGTAGCAGCGGCATACTCGCTCTCGTCCATATTCCAAATTCCAACGAAGAGTTCCCGCTTGCCCAGACGGTCGGCCAATGAGAAAATCTCTTCTTCGGCGCATTCCCGAAACGGCGTGCCCAAAGTTCCGTTTTTCTTGATTTTACCCCTTAAAGGAGACAGATGCGGGTATTTATCCTTTCGCCAAAGCACACCTAAGCCATATTCCGGTTGGCTGATTTTTCCCATCGTCTTGAGCACATCCTCGGTATCTTGCCAAGGAATCGCATCTCTCACGATATTGTCCCAATTGATATATTCGGCCCGCTTCATCATCCCCGGGTCGTTTGGCCTTACGATTCCGGTACGCTCCAAATCCACGGAAAAAAACGGTTTCCATTCATCATTATTTATGTCGAAACCATATTCCTGAAGACGCATCCCTGCTTTGCGAGCCGGTTCCCTGAATTTGTGAAAAGGGTCGGAATCATCCCAATCCAGTAAGCGGTGTAATAAGCTTTTTTTATGACGACAAAATTGCCCGCTACCGCACGTGCAGGACATGCTATAGGTATCATTGTTCGGTGAGTAAGAAAAAGTCACGGTTTCGCCATGAAAACGGCGAGTTTCGTAAACCATGGCTTTCACTTTTCGCCCCGTATTATCCAGGATATTGCTGCGAAGAATATCCTTCGAGTTCTTTTGCTTTCGGAAATCGGGCTTTGCGTCACCAAAAAAATCATGGAGGAAATTCTTTGTGTCATATATTTCAAAGCTATCCTCTTTTTTGGCACTCTCCGTAGGTTCTGAAGACGTAGCCACTTCCTTATTAAGAAACTCCTGCGTCTCGTTTTCGTCCATTTTTACTTTAGAAGGTCCTTCGCCTTTCTCCAAAGCTGTTTTCAATGCCAAAAGCGACGCCACAATATGCGAACACGGCACTTTTGGTCCGGTATCACAAGAACAGGTAAAAGTGATTTTCGGTGATCCAAAATCATTGAGTACAACAACTAAAGGCTTGTCGAAAACATAGTCCACGACCTTGAAAACGGCTTTACGCTCTTCCCAATCAACGGAAAGGCGCTGTGCGTTTTCAAATCTGAAAATTAGCTCGCCTGCTTTGTATTCGACAAAATTCGACTCCTTCAGCTCTCTGAGCTTATTCTCAACATTCTTTAATTCCTGTAATAGCATGGACGTTTTTTATGGAAACCGGAACCTTGCGGGTTGCGCAAGGCATAAACCGTGAAGATAACTTTTATCCTTCGACTATGCCATTTGAAAAATGAAAAAAAACGCCTTTCAAGCATGTGATGTCAATAAATCCTCGGGTGGTTATTTCAATGAAATGAGATAAGAAAATACGGAATAATTCAACAAGACAACATCTAACTCCAAGAGACATGAAACATCTGAATTAGACATATCGTGAGGCATTATAGGACCGAATTCTATTCCAAAAAAAGACCGAAGGAATATAACTCCAACGGTCTGAAACGATCCACTTATTTGTTTTTATCGATCTGCCTAGTTTTTACGCTGTTTTCTGGCTTCTTTGGCCTTCTTTTTCAATTCAGTTTTAATCTTTTCGTATTCTTTATATTGTTCTTTGGTCAATACGGCTTTAAGTTCTTTATTCTTTTCCATTTGAGAATTACGGAAAGCGGTGAACTTTTTTCGGCGATCAGTCATCGCTCTGATTTTGTCAATCTCTTCAGCGCTTTTGCGGTTGATCTTCTCCACTTCAGGAATCTGCTCCTGAGTTAAGCTCAGCTTTTCCGTCATAAGCTCGGTCATCATTTTAACCCTTTCGTCAATGGAAGGGAGATCACGGTCTTGGTTCTGGGCGTTTACTGCAAAACCAACAAAGAGAAGCATAACGATAGCTAAAACTGACTTTTTCATATCGGATGTATTTTGTGTTCTTGAGTGATTCATTACAAAGGTATTCTCCAAGGCGCTAGACTCGTTGCTTTTTAAACAAACGCCACTTTTGGCCCTACCAACAGCTTTATGATTAAAGCTTATAACCGAAAACAAGCGTTACGTTCCTTGTCATGGCATTTGTTTCTGATGTTTCGGTATGAGTTTCATGGATTTTGTAATCGATCAGATTGTTCTGGTCAAGAACATCGTATACCCGGATTTTAAGCGTTCCTTTTCTATTTTTAAATAAAGTGGAGCCGATTGACAGGCTTAGCAAATGGACTTCGGTGTCAAGATGTGGATCGGAATAAAAGTACTGGTTCCATGTGTAATCCAGATCTAAAACCAGCCGATTCCAAGGCCTAAAATGCCCTTCAAACACAAGCTGTTGACTAAAAAAATCATTACTGTTATCGTTTAAACTATTATTGGTGAGATTATAACCTGTATATGCGGAGATATTAAAATCAATTCTTTTGGAAATATCGCTCGCTATACCAAAACTGAGAGACATAGTATTCAGGTGAGTATTGAGACTGTCACCATTAAAAACAGTAGGCATACGGCTATATTCATATCGTAATCCAGTGTTAAGTCTGCTTTTTAATCCTTGAAGAGCAAAAGAATAGTCCGTTCCCACTTTTAGATTAATGGATCCGTCCAAATTGACTGGCGTAGTTAATTGGGTTCCGGCTTTTAGTTCGACTCCATGAATCATGGTTTTCTCAGTCAAAAAATCGGTTCTCAGACCTGTAAAATTATAGCCGTATTTAAAAAACGTAAACGCAGAAAGAAAGCGCCCGCCTTCGTCCAATATCTGGTTATAACGTAGCATTCCTAAATATTGCGTTCCCAATTCCAACTCCGGATTGCCCGCATAGATATTCGTAGGGTCGGAACGGTCTGCCGCCGGCAATACCTGCTCCGGTGTGGGAACTGTCGTATTTCCCCTAAAGAAAAAGGTGAGATTTCTGTCTAGATCAATAAAGTATTTGCCAAACAGCGTAGGCAAAACCTTCCCATACTTCTTTTTATAATTTAATTCCGGATCTATTACGTCACCGAAACTATAAGCCGTATGTTCATATGCCAACCCAATATTATAAAGTAGGTGAAGACCGAAACGGCTAACCCCAATTTCGCCCCTATTGGTGTGGATTCGGCTATAAGAGTCAGCGGAAATATCAAGATCGGGAGTGGATGAAAAACCCACTGAAAGATCTTCCGGAAAGCTTTCTTGAAGAGCGTCACGCCAAGAATAGTCATATTTATAAACAAAATTCAAATTGGAGAGCATCCCTACCGGAAGTTTGTATGAAAGCCTTATTGTCGCTTGGTTATCAGACATTCCCAAATCATCAATCTGCCGTAATTTTTCTTCGGAAATCTGCTTCAAACCACCCTCGGGAGTTGCGCTTAAACGGGTAGTATTTATTTCGAAATCACGCTCCTGATTATCGGCTCCAAGCCGCATGTTTGCCAATGCGGTAAACGATTTCCCATCATCTCCGATTTTCCTTAGCCAAATAAGCGTAGTATTGGATTTAAGGGAATTATTCGATGAGCTTAATGACGTATTCGATAAATTGGTAAATGCCTCCGAATTCCCATTGCCTTCCGACCGCTCCGAGCTTTCACTTTCTACATTGCGAAAGGTAAAACGTTGGGCCAATATCAGGCGGTTTTCCGGATTAAGGTTATGGGTTACCTTAAGTTTCAATTTATGGATATTGGTCTCGGAGCCCAGAGTGTCTTTTGTTCCGAAAAAAACACTGTCGGCATAATTCCGAAGAGATTCTCTTTTTAATTCGGAATCTATATTTCCCGAAGTATAGTTTATGGAAACCTCTGTCTTTCTCCCGATCAACGTATTATAATTCAACCCGAAAGTGCGGATATCATTATCTCCGGCCATCTCACTTTCTGGGGAACTGCTCCCTGCCACTTTTTCTTCAATAACCTGCTGTAAAGACCGAAAGTCAGCGATATCAGTTTGGCTCTCATTCAGGTTATTCCGTTCTGCAGTAATTGTAAGGCTACGGCGATCGCTTATTCTGGATGTGTTTCCCTCAAAAATATAATGACCATCGGGACCCGCGCCGATACGATATTGGCCGAGCCATTGCCCTGAAACATCCGGTTTAGTAATAATATTGATAGCTTTGGAACTATTCCCGCCCGCATATCCGGTAAAGGTCGCCACCTCGCCATAGTCGTCAAATAATTCTACGCTCTGGATAGCGTCTGCGGGTAAAGCATTAAGTGCCGCTTTAGGATCATCATCGTAAAATGGCTTTCCGTTAAGGTACACTTTCTTAACCTGTTCACCCTCTGCTTCTACCTTGTTCTTCCCCACTTTTATCAAAGGAAGTTTCTTTAGTAAATCCAACCCTTTGGCTTCATCATTAACTTGAAGTGTGGACGTTTGAAAAGACAAAGTATCTCCCTTTTTCCGGACTATGGATTTGGTAGCTTCAACGGTAACTCCATCCAGTGCCCGTATTTCGGGAAACAAAATAATATTCCCTAACTGCGTTTCACCAACAATTAACGAAATAGGAATATCCAGCGATTGGTACCCAACAAAGCGAATTTGGAGAGTATCTAAAAAAACATTTTCGAAATCGGCGTTTAATACAAAATTTCCGGAAAGGTCGCTTACCGTAGCTATTCCAATTTTTTTTAATCGGATGTATCCGCCTGGGAGCGCCGCGCCATCGCTCTTGTCCAATATTTTTCCACTGATTAGACAACTTTTTCGGTCTTGAGCCACGAGTTGGCCTACAGTGGAGATCAGTGCAATTAAAAAAGATAAAATAACTTTTTCAGAACGTCTTGCCATGGTGTTTTATATTGTTACCATGGCAATTAGGCTCAAACGATTTGATGAAGAAGCAGTAGTTAAACAAACGGCGGTATTATCGCTACAAACGTTCCTCTTTCTCTTATTTCAATAATCCGTCGTATTATTCGGCACTTTCCATTAATCTCCAAGGTGGGTTAAGCCTGTTCTCTCCGGCAAAAAATAGGATCAATTGATTGCCGTCCGGATCTTTTAGCCTCGCCTCTCTCCAAAGCCAATTTTGATTCTCAGGATCTTGATCAAACTCAATACCTTTCGATTTGAGTTCGCTTACACTCTCATCAAGGTTTTCACATTCGAAATAAACGTAAATACCATCACCTTTCGGAAGCTCTTCAACCAAGTGGATCGAAAACGTAGAATTCCCATCCGGGCATTCAAACCTTGCGTAATGCGGTAAGGCCTTCACTATTAATTTCAGGCCTAGTCTTTGGTAAAATGGAATCGATTCGGATAAATCCAGTGACGGGACTGTTATTTGGTTTAAGTTCATCAAGAAGATATTAATACGCTACAATAATTATATTAGAAAACGGGCCTAGATTTCGGCCCGTTTACGTCTTTGAATAATCAAAAATTCGGTAATCCTTTCAGCAATTCGCCAGTAGCCAAAAAGTGATTACTAGCTTTGGCCCAAGAGTCCATCATTGTTGTATAAAACTCTTTATTGAAAACCCCTAAATCTTCATCTCCGTCCTTACCTAATGAAGTCATTGTGTAGGTAATCGTTGACTCGCAGGTCTTATCCGTTAATGGCTTTACATCTATTTCCAGCTTTACAAAAGTACGCCCCGGAGTGTGATGTACCATTTCCACCCGGCCTTTATCGATGTCGTATTCCGTTACGTACCAGACAGTCTGCTCTCCATGCCCTTCAGTTACGAATACGCAGTCTTTTTCAACTAGACCTGAATTACTGTAAACTACACTCGGCAACCAGTTTTCGCACCATTCCAATTCTTTTACGGGGCAGTACAAGGCCATTATTTCCGGTATTGACCCGCTGTTTACAATGTGTGACCTGGTATGTGAAACCCGTTTCGGCTTAATGATTTTCATAGTTTTTCGCTTTTGTTCTAATGTCATTCCTTTATGTGTTTCATGGCCGTGCCCGCCAGAGGAACAAGACATAAAAAACAAGGCTAGCGCATAAAGCGAAGTTGACAATGTGCTGCACACCACTTTTCCAACATTCTTACTTTTCATCGGATCAAGTTTTTCTTAACGGACAAAATCTTCACTTTGTCCTATTCCTAATTATCCGTACAAAAGTATATCGCCGACTATTCCGTTTCATTTACATTTGTTGAGAAAACGATTTCTTTGTCCGACTCAACTGGGTGGGGGTTATTCCCAAAAAATTCGCGATATGATAATGAGGTATACGATTAATCAATCCGGGGTATTCTTTTAAAAACCATTTGTATTTGGTCAATGCGTTTCCGTCGATTAATGCCATTACCCGAGCGTGATTCTGCTCGTTTAGCTTTTGAAAATGACCCAATATCACTCTCGTGAGATATGAGTCTTGATTAAAACAAGACATCACGTCCTTATAATTGGCAACGGACAATTGACAGTCTTCCAGCGCCTGAACGCTCATAGTGGCTGGAATATTCGGAATATAATTCCCCGAAACTAGATCTCCTTCCTTAAAAAAATGGGTTACGACCTCTTCTCCCTCATCATTTGGTGTATAACCCCGCAATACTCCCTTGATCACCTGACCGATCATAAAATTCTGACGTCCAGCTTTCACAAAATATTCACCTTTGAGAAGCCTAAGGTCTGAGTGTAAGTTATCCTCTTTCATAATAAAGAAAACGCTTTAGTCGCAAATGAATTATTTACGGCTAAACGCGTTCTCCGGTTTTATTGATACGACAATAAGCCTTACACTAATCCTCCCTATCAAGTTCAATAAAATAGGTTACATCAAGAAATAATCGTTTTGGCCCAGAATGGGTCTCATCTTCAGTAAGTTTCTGTAATTGCTGACTCCCGAAAGGCGATAATTTTGGTCCTGTTTCTTCATCGCCTTCTTGCAACTCCTTTAGTTGACCACCCATTAATATTCTTTGTTTAGGAAGCGGACCGAACTCTTTATGAATAGCAACACAGCAAACTTCCGAAGAATTGCCTTCACCAACCTCGTAAACTTCATATTCCTCTAAAATGGGCGTTGACAAAAACGTCATCACACCATCTATCTGAATAGGTACCTGAATCGTACCACTCAAAAGCGTTTTAGAATCAGTATGTCGAGGCACACCCGTCAATATTATATTTGTCTCAGCCTTGCCTTCGCTCGAAATCTTTTCGGGAGAAAGCCTTTGCGGACGATATTTGACATAGCTTTTTCGCATACCCTTATCCAACCGTGAGAGTACCGTTTTTTGATTTGACGGAGACAATCTGGACAAAGACATTTCCATAAATAAGACGGCTTTCGCAATATCACCAAGAAAACCACCTGCTTTTTCAACTTCAGCAGAGCTTATAACGCCGTCATGTGCTTTGGTGAAAAAATTAAAAAAACGGCCTCCATTGTCCAGCGCATCCAATGCCTCGGATAGGGATTTATATGGAACAGGGTTCTTCATTACAAACGTATTTATAAACGGAAAAAGGTCAAACACTGACTGATCATAATACAATTATCCAGCATCATTTCCCAAAAATAAAAATCTATTTCACTGTATATACAATCAGAACCGGATTATCTTTTTCCTTCACTTGGTTTGCCAAAAACTGAAATGCTCCCTTCTTTTTAGAATTACCTGAAAATGATTTAAAAGAGTTTGTGGTAATATGATCTTTTAGTTGAAAAGCGTTTACCCAACCCAAAGCCAAACTTTGTTTGCCCATGCCAGCTTCGAGTTTAATAGGTAATCCACCGTCAATATCATTTACGAGTCCCTCATTCTCTCCCCTGCCAAATACGGATACATGACCAGAATTAATATCGGTAAACATTCGTCGTATATTTCCCTTGATAGTAGAAATTCAAAAACAGGTATTTATCCGTTCCTAAAATTCCCTTAAAGACATAGTGCTTCCCCGAATTTTTCATCCAATAATGACCATAGTCTCTTGTTCTAGTAGCGATATCGAATCCCCGGTCTTGCTGATCCAATACAAATACAGGTTCATTCCTACCACCTACCCTAAAAATCGTATCAGAGTTCATTTCTTTGCAATACAGATTATTACCTGTGGTATAAAAGAAATGTTCCTTAAAAAATGCCCAGTTCCATTTTACAGTATTGAACCTAAAATGGTTTGGTCGCGAACCAACTTCATTACCATCCTTGTCCAGACAATACCAAGATACTGGAGATTGCCCACTTGCGTTACTCTGAAGGCAAAGCATCTTGTCGCCATATGCCTGTAATGACGATACTTGCTTCTTTGCGGGAAGAATTATATTCTGATGGAAACTACCATCATACTTATAAATAACAATTCCCTCAGGCTTAGCCACCCACACCGTTTTTGTCGGTTCGGATACCGTAAACGATTTTACATAAGAAAACTCTTGTGGCCCCTTACCCTTTTTTCCAACAATATTCAGAAATCGTCCGGCCTTATTAAAGCGGGCAATCTGTTCCCCATCGAAAATAAAAAAATCGTCTCGGGTAGGACACATGATTTTTATATCCGATAAGAAAACACTATCTGTTTCCAAAGGGATATACTGAATATCTGCAATAAACTCCGATGCCTTTAACTCTTCCTGCTTGTCACTGATAGGGATGACTTTAAATTCATTCGAAGGCTTACTTTCTTCACAAGAACAAATCAATAAAGGGAATAAAAGACAGATTAATGGCAAATTTTTCATGACTTGTGAGGTGTAATCAACTATGAAAGGCTAACAATCAACAATTCACTAAATTATTAGTCTAATATATTATGTTTTTCCCACAACCAACCGATTGTCCTTATTTTATACATCCAAGAAACATCTTCTCTGAGTTCCCCTTCCATTCATTTAGTTCCCCGTACCGTTCGTTTAGCTTTTCATTATATTCAAGATAAATAGTCTTTCTTCGCACAAAAAGACAGAAATGAGCAAATACGGCCATTTAGCATTCTGGGCTGCGCTTATAGGATTGCGCTTCACCAACTTATTAGGGAAAACGGGGGTTATGGAGTCCGCATTGGTTATTCTGTGCGACTTTACGGTGTATATAGCCGTGTTTTACCTATCCTCGTTTCTTCATCGCAAATACTTTAAGGCAAGTTGGGTTTCGGCTATAATCTATACGCTTAGCGTTGTGGCTACCGCCTTTTTGGGCGCCGCTTCTCTTAGGGCTGTTAACGTGGCCTTGTCTATTTTTGCGGGAATCGATCTTTCAGTAGTCGTTTATGGCGCGGGAGTTTTCAAAATCATTTTCTTTATGACATTCGGACTTTTGTTCGAATACGGAGCGGCAAAAGGAAAAGCGGAAAGGGAAACCAGGGAAATAAATCGCCAAAAACAGGAGGCTGAGCTCTTATTTTTAAAAAACCAGATGAACCCACATTTCTTTTTCAACACACTTAATAACCTGTACGGATTGGTATATCGCAAAGATGATCGCGCTCCGGATATTCTACTTAAATTATCGGAGACTATGCGGTATATAATATATGAGACTAAAAACGATACTGTACCGCTTCAAAAAGAGATCGCTTTTGTTAGAAATTATTTCGAACTGGAGAAACTACGGTTTAGGAACAAAGACAGAGTAAATCTAAAGACGAAAGGAGAATTCGCTTCACCTATCGAAAAAATCGCTCCTCTTGTGTTATTACCCTGTATTGAGAATTGCTTTAAACACTCGGATGTCGACAATCGAACAGATACATTTATCGATATAACTATCTCAGTAAACGGGAAAAGCCTTTCAATGCAATGCCAAAACTCCATTAACCTTGAAAAGGTTCACGGAGAAGGCGGTGTAGGGCTTGATAATATTCGGAAAAGAATGGAATTATTATATCCTAATAACCATACTTTTGAAACGTATACCCAAAACGGAATTTATATTGCCGATATAAATATCCCATTATCCTCATGCAATTCCAACAGCTCTCTGTAAACCGATACCCCCAACGAGTACAGCCCAAAACATGGAACATAAAATAAGATGTATCATCGTAGATGACGAACCCATTGCCATAGACTACCTCAGTGATTATGTACAGAAAACACCTCAGCTACAGCTGGTCGGAACATTTAACAGAGCCAAAGAAGCATACGAAAGCGTTGCAAAAGGAAACGTAGATCT includes:
- a CDS encoding RNA polymerase sigma factor is translated as MMTKEKRLEKQLIALSGKLLRYIRRFIHGPDAEDVLQEVYMKLWGSKNTLSKIENLDAYSFRMARNICLNQIRRTNFVREHGPDIPFQAKDTENTVYFNETERIIADVFAMLPPQQAEVMHLKSFDGLENKEIAEVTGLNTEHIRVVVSRARKKIREELEKIHSHEVI
- a CDS encoding DEAD/DEAH box helicase is translated as MLLQELKNVENKLRELKESNFVEYKAGELIFRFENAQRLSVDWEERKAVFKVVDYVFDKPLVVVLNDFGSPKITFTCSCDTGPKVPCSHIVASLLALKTALEKGEGPSKVKMDENETQEFLNKEVATSSEPTESAKKEDSFEIYDTKNFLHDFFGDAKPDFRKQKNSKDILRSNILDNTGRKVKAMVYETRRFHGETVTFSYSPNNDTYSMSCTCGSGQFCRHKKSLLHRLLDWDDSDPFHKFREPARKAGMRLQEYGFDINNDEWKPFFSVDLERTGIVRPNDPGMMKRAEYINWDNIVRDAIPWQDTEDVLKTMGKISQPEYGLGVLWRKDKYPHLSPLRGKIKKNGTLGTPFRECAEEEIFSLADRLGKRELFVGIWNMDESEYAAATGRNPGAFPDPEFGTLMLDSLRKLRSEMLDTEHFFLNGKIGESPSLQNMDKVILAPRAPELVFHLSKNEEGKRISFSASLLLRDNLIPYNAENMLLSYGVVKHEDTLYLLDSKDAKILTKLFNSIETYNLDARDEGVFVQQFVLPLIEHFHVEMTGIDVPMERIQAAPPQGRIALKEIGEHLVVQPVFNYQLADDWQHEVEMDGGGVFRSLRGDFTYVVERNIEAEGDFRRFVESLHPDFPNQAYGMFFSLSFDKVLQNDWFFGFFQELKEKNIEVLGFKELKKFRYNPNRPNVRLSASSGIDWFGVKMDVEFGGQMVKLADIRKAVLNGQQYVRLGDGTIGILPEEWLERYSGMLKLGKVKDNDLRLSSTQIGLLDNIEEDLAGEEAFAELAEKRARLREFESIKDVAIPHNVKADLRDYQKAGYNWLNFLDDFGWGGCLADDMGLGKTLQVLAFLQNIQNRAEEDEARQTHLIVVPRSLVFNWVREIEKFCPDLTYLDHSDTLRARNAKTFDNYDLVITTYRIVISDIDFLRRFRFGYVVLDESQAVKNPLTQSSKAVRTLTADNRLIMTGTPIENNTFDLFAQFDFLNPGMLGSLDFFRREYANRIDKDKDIRAVNELRKLVYPFILNRKKNQVLKELPEKTEIVEYCEMSPDQRRVYDYYKDLYRNKIKEEIALSGMQGANIHILEGLLKLRQVCDSPALVSQEGQVYTDQSIKMEALFEKIKPIAEEGHKALVFSFFTSMLDLVKARLEEEGIGYSYLSGSTQNRERVVDSFKADVNKKVFLISLKAGGFGLNLTEASYVFLIDPWWNPAAEQQAIDRAHRIGQEQSVFAYKLICRDTVEEKILELQEKKKSLASDVIHTESSFLKQLKPSDIDSLFG